In the Besnoitia besnoiti strain Bb-Ger1 chromosome IX, whole genome shotgun sequence genome, AACAAGTGTAGAATGAACGTAGAGTTGGTCTTTTGCAGAGAGGCacccgcagcgtctgcgaggGACGACATTCAGACGTAAAAAACAAGAAGCACGCGTCTCTTCTTGCCTCGTCGAGCGCCCACTCGCTTCACCTGAGCCACGCAGGGCGGATGCAGAGCCGAATACAGCCAAGACCgaaaaaaggagaagaaaagggaagacaggagagaaagagaaggggaagggcgcagagaagatCGGCGTGGACTAGTCGGTTTGTGCATTCCGTCGCACGGGGACGAGATCGCGCTTGCGTTCGATCCCGAGTTTCCTTTTACTTTTTCGTTCTTCGATTTTCACGCGGTTCTTGGCTCCACCTGCGCGCGTGGCGTCGAGTTCCTCTTTGACCAGTTTCCGGAGGTCTTTGcggccgaggaagaagggtTTCTTCCCGGTCGTGGCgatcttctctctctcagtcCTGTTGGCTCTCTGGCGCACGTCCagctcgacgcggcggcgcttgcgaGCTTCGTCTTGACTCTGCATCTTTTGCagctcgcgcttcgcgtcttctctctcttggaGAGTCGCCTTTCGCAACCGCTtcgcccgcccccctgcgtcgtcgcccgcagctCGCCTTCCAGTCTTCACGAcactctgcagcgcctccttctcctgctTGCGCATGTCGTCGAGGAAGGCGTACGCCTGGCTCACCATGCGCAGGTTCAGGGGACCGCAGGCAGCGCTGAAGCGGGGATCACGacccttctcgcgcgcctcctcctcgcgcttcttcttgctctgcgtcgccaggtgccgcagacgcttcatgtgcatctgcagcgcggcttcgcgctgcTTCAGGATGCGCGGCTCGACAGACGAggcccgcgacgacgcgacagCCAACGAAAGCGGGCGCCCTTCGCTCTCcgacgcgtcgctctctccgcc is a window encoding:
- a CDS encoding hypothetical protein (encoded by transcript BESB_015040): MKGKNKSSSSVEAVRLVPLQQLKSLEAKMRSVSAASRGASPPASPPAPPSRPELLTATPRTRREAEKPKKRSNKKCPVEVSSRRSQRILAAPVAFPAEWRSGHGGESDASESEGRPLSLAVASSRASSVEPRILKQREAALQMHMKRLRHLATQSKKKREEEAREKGRDPRFSAACGPLNLRMVSQAYAFLDDMRKQEKEALQSVVKTGRRAAGDDAGGRAKRLRKATLQEREDAKRELQKMQSQDEARKRRRVELDVRQRANRTEREKIATTGKKPFFLGRKDLRKLVKEELDATRAGGAKNRVKIEERKSKRKLGIERKRDLVPVRRNAQTD